The following coding sequences lie in one Tachysurus fulvidraco isolate hzauxx_2018 chromosome 19, HZAU_PFXX_2.0, whole genome shotgun sequence genomic window:
- the arfgap3 gene encoding ADP-ribosylation factor GTPase-activating protein 3 — protein MTEPTKHDISAIFKRLRAIATNKACFDCFAKNPSWASITYGVFLCIDCSGTHRSLGVHLSFIRSTELDSNWSWFQLRCMQVGGNASASAFFNQHGCTATETNAKYNSRAAQRYREKIKTLATQATRQHGTELWLDSQAPLSPTSPVDKQEDFFSQHTQNDGSSFQQNLCQPQETTLEDKNNNDNEEGPSVELLSVSPKAIPETSLLKKKPTAAKKTLGAKKGGLGAQKVSSQSFSAQEKRAQAVDKLREESTTEKIAKPEEPGVTSLSLAYQDLELQRKKDEKKLCGLDSKKKEQAERLGMGFSNRSGVSHSVLADMQTIQQENPTISQSSSRSRKYSEDDDDEEGYFFIRTSSKYNNVEPQSTDQFFSQWEDIKKKERKKPEPDIYLSSKTSSFEDRTTARRKAEPGQLPVSDDAQKKFGGAKAISSDMYFGKQDDAEYEARTRLERFSNNSAISSADLFDEQKKQTSSSYSLSNVLPSAPDMAQLKMGVRSVAGKLSVMASGVVSTIQDRYT, from the exons GCATGTTTTGACTGCTTTGCGAAGAACCCCAGCTGGGCTAGCATCACCTAtggtgtgttcctgtgtatTGACTGCTCAGGGACACACCGTTCTCTAGGGGTGCATCTGTCCTTTATCAG GTCTACTGAACTGGATTCCAACTGGTCCTGGTTTCAGCTGCGATGCATGCAAGTTGGAGGGAATGCCAGCGCt TCTGCCTTTTTTAACCAGCATGGTTGCACTGCCACTGAAACCAATGCCAAATATAACAGCCGTGCAGCCCAGCGTTATAGAGAGAAGATTAAGACATTGGCTACTCAGGCCACGAGACAGCACGGCACTGAG CTCTGGCTGGACAGTCAGGCTCCTCTCTCCCCTACATCTCCTGTGGACAAGCAGGAAGACTTCTTCAGCCAGCATACACAG AATGATGGAAGCTCCTTTCAGCAAAATCTTTGTCAACCACAGGAAACAACCTTggaagacaaaaataataatg ACAATGAAGAAGGCCCTTCTGTTGAGCTTCTCAGTGTTTCTCCAAAAGCTATTCCAG AGACTTCTCTCCTAAAAAAGAAGCCCACAGCAGCCAAAAAAACT CTGGGTGCTAAAAAAGGAGGTCTTGGGGCTCAAAAAGTGAGCAGCCAGAGTTTCTCAGCACAGGAGAAGAGAGCTCAGGCTGTGGACAAACTGCGTGAAGAGTCAACCACTGAGAAGATTGCCAAGCCTGAAGAGCCAGG TGTGACGTCTCTGAGTCTGGCCTATCAGGATCTGGAGCTCCAGAGAAAGAAGGATGAGAAGAAGCTGTGTGGGCTTGACAGCAAGAAGAAGGAGCAGGCAGAGAGGCTTGGAATGGGGTTCTCCAACAGGAG TGGAGTATCTCACTCTGTTCTTGCGGACATGCAGACAATTCAGCAGGAGAATCCCACTATTTCCCAGTCCTCCTCCCGTTCCAGGAAGTacagtgaggatgatgatgatgaagagggcTACTTCTTCATTAG GACTTCTTCCAAGTATAATAATGTTGAGCCCCAGTCAACTGATCAGTTCTTCTCCCAGTGGGAGGAcatcaaaaagaaagaaaggaagaaaccaGAGCCTGATATTTATTTGAGCTCCAAGACTTCATCATTTGAAGACAG gaCTACAGCGAGGAGAAAAGCAGAGCCAGGGCAATTACCTGTCTCCGATGATGCCCAGAAGAAATTTGGTGGTGCAAAAGCCATCTCCTCTGACATGTATTTTGGTAAACAAGACGACGCTGAG TATGAAGCAAGAACTCGACTGGAGCGTTTCTCCAACAACTCAGCCATTAGTTCAGCAGATCTGTTTGATGAGCAGAAGAAACAAACTA GTTCTTCATACAGCCTGAGCAACGTGCTGCCCAGTGCTCCGGATATGGCCCAGCTGAAGATGGGTGTCCGCTCTGTGGCTGGCAAGCTGTCCGTCATGGCCAGTGGAGTGGTTTCAACTATACAG GATCGCTACACATGA
- the LOC113645733 gene encoding inhibitor of nuclear factor kappa-B kinase-interacting protein-like translates to MPSDGVKQRKGKAQNGDADTSPSGKTSQCSSVDLRTAVSLLSLSACFLLAWAMLQQNARFNEVEEKYRHLYEKAGDLLALEKKFNAASRKLEASEDHLKGALSSLTTLTELQQEVNSLNGIVTAMHEDQHASSRRLQSVNDRFLNVTETWQGGLANVTEDLTTLRYESHSVHGRVTERVNEAEEHLRALVKRLEELEDSTKRNGRVLDRTEEEDTKSIQRQLDWNTKQVTRFQEQLLLLSKRDEELEEKLVEMEPQAKKCQAHLPVVEDAVRSILRLGADLSGTERRLEDLTLQVVGTEDSLIKVLTEILQLQQTLDDLQVDNSVMNVRNELGVVKDAMKELKRVHREDLDFGGEDPEHGENVEA, encoded by the exons ATGCCGAGCGACGGAGTAAAACAGAGGAAAGGGAAAGCACAGAACGGAGATGCAGACACATCTCCATCTGGAAAAACTTCTCAGTGTTCTTCAGTAGATCTCAGGACTGCAGTGAGTTTGTTGTCTTTGAGTGCCTGCTTTCTCCTCGCCTG ggCCATGCTTCAACAGAACGCAAGGTTTAATGAAGTTGAGGAAAAATACAGGCATTTATATGAAAAAGCAGGTGATCTGCTAGCACTGGAGAAGAAATTCAATGCAGCTTCCAGAAAG TTGGAGGCCTCTGAGGACCACCTGAAGGgggctctctcctctctcactacGTTAACAGAGTTGCAACAGGAAGTCAACTCCCTCAATGGCATTGTTACAGCTATGCACGAGGACCAACATGCATCATCACGTCGCCTCCAAAGTGTGAACGATCGCTTTTTGAACGTGACAGAGACGTGGCAGGGAGGACTGGCCAACGTGACCGAGGACCTGACGACTCTGAGGTACGAGTCCCACTCAGTTCATGGTCGTGTAACGGAGCGTGTTAACGAAGCTGAGGAGCATCTGCGCGCTCTTGTCAAACGTCTGGAGGAGCTAGAAGACAGCACGAAGAGGAACGGGCGTGTGCTGGATCGCACAGAGGAGGAAGATACCAAGAGCATCCAAAGGCAGCTAGACTGGAACACCAAGCAGGTGACCAGGTTTCAGGAGCAGCTCCTGTTGCTCTCTAAGAGAGACGAGGAGCTTGAGGAAAAATTGGTGGAAATGGAGCCACAGGCCAAAAAATGTCAAGCACATCTTCCTGTCGTAGAGGATGCAGTCAGGTCCATCCTGAGGTTAGGTGCTGACCTAAGCGGCACTGAAAGGAGGCTCGAGGATCTCACACTGCAAGTGGTGGGCACTGAGGATAGCTTGATTAAGGTCCTGACTGAGATTCTGCAGCTCCAGCAGACCCTTGATGATCTGCAGGTGGACAACAGCGTGATGAATGTGAGAAATGAGCTTGGAGTTGTGAAGGATGCCATGAAGGAGCTTAAGCGTGTGCATAGAGAAGATCTGGATTTTGGAGGAGAGGATCCTGAACACGGAGAGAACGTTGAGGCATAG